CAGCTTTCTCTGCCCTCgctgctgtattttctttcactgcaatCAGCCTCCAAatgcacacagaagaaacaCTTGGTCAGAAACTTTCATGCCATCCTAACTCTTCAATTGTAACCAGATTTCCTCCTTTCCCATCTCGCATGCTAGCAATGGTCTGGCAGGACAATTCTCATTCAAAAGAAATACCCTGCATGCTATCAGAAATGGGTCATCTTTATACTCTTAACTCGCTGGGTGAGCACAGCATCGGCCTGAAGATTTCACAGTAGCTTGTGGAAGTTACTGCCTGCAGGCACCTGCTGCAATccctctgcagccctgcaccaACCATCTGGAAGGAAAGTGCTGCTTCAACTTATCGTGGACATCTTACAACACACCTTTTGGTTTTATGTGCAAGAGAGGCTTGGGATCTGTTATCCAACGCCTGTGATACTGTTaatgacagcagcacagaacagcataTTGCTGAACCTCAGAAATGAGCGTTTATGTGCTGAACTCCAAAGAAATGTAAGTACTTCCTTATTGATTCAGTTCACTGCATCATCCTTTAGCATGTTTGTCACATCTGAAACAATGCCCCTAATCAGACTCCACAGAGCAGATTGGATCCTCTAGGTAATACTGCAAAGACGAGATTTCAGCTACACTGCTGCAGTTCCCAGGTCTCCTCCAAGACCAGAAGGCCACATGTATCTGCTCTACACCCTGGAGATACTAGTTTAAAAAAAGCAGCTCTAAGTGGCTGCAGTGCAAGTGACTCTGTAGCTTTCCAGGTGACCAGGGAAATCTTCAGCTTCAAAGAAGTCCACTAAGACCCCTCAGAAAGCAGCTCACCTCCACAACACATAACTACTGGCACGAGACAAAAATGTTTGTTCTCGAGCTCCTTAAGCGAGGAACACCAGCTGACTGTAAACTGTGCAGTTTCGATTTCAAATGAACCTCAAGTTAAATTTTTTGCCTTATGTGTTAAGTTGAACCAGGTTCACATATCTGTATTCATTTGTTCACtcttcacaaaggaaaaataatcttaagCTGCAAATCATGTTAGTAGATTCATAACAGTAAAAGCTGAAAGAAGCACTCTGCGAATCCTGTTTCTCTCCATGAAACTGATGACATCTTTCTCTCACCACTATTCAAGAGAACACCACTGACACCTTCCAAACAAAGTTCTATTTAATGACACATACTCAGCCAATGTAATTAGGAACTTCTGGTACACTGCATTCTTATGCCTTGATGGCATATTTTCGGACAGGGTACAAACGTTCTTTTCGCTGCTGTTTTTTGGTCTTCAGgttttcttcatgtttatttAACCTGCGCCGCATGGCACGAGTCTTCTTCGGCCGCAGATCGAGAGGCTTATACTTTTTGCCCTGTTTTCAAAACATACGAGAGTTGAGGTCAAAAGATGGCAATGCAGGGATCAGTAGCGTGAGCACAGAGAGCCAAGCTGCCCATAAACACTTGCAGCAGCACCTCAAGCTTCTTTTAACTGGAGCTATCTGCTGCAAAACATGAGCTGATACCAACTTCTGTACCAGTTGCACTAACTTTGACTCAGATGAGAAATTGGTCGTAAGGTTGAACCTTACCTcttgaaacattatttttctcctattcCAAGCAATCCAAATTCCTAACAAGTAACATTTGGAAATAATCCCTCAGTCACTTGCAACATAAGCAACATTTATCTAACAGTATCTGCACTGCCCTCCTTCCAAAACCAGGCCGTGCCTCACAGGAAGGCCGCTGCAGGCTCCAACTGAGCTGACAACACCGATCACACAGCAGAAGGGCGGACTTACTTTGTAGAACTTCCGCAGGTTCTCCTTCTGAGTCTGATTGATCACGGTCAGGACTCGGGCAATGGACTTACGCACCACGCGGCTGCGAAGGACGACAACAGATCGGCTCAGAGGGGCGGCTGGCGGACATTTCAAACCGGGAGCGCCCAGCAGCAGCGCGCCCACGTGACAACCAGCCCGCAGCGCGGCCCCGGCCCCGGCCCCCacctcctttcccccccccccccccagtcCGCTCCCCCACTCACATTTTGGACAGCTTGGAGGCGGCCCCGCCCGTCACCTTGGCCACGCGCAGCTGTGACAGCTCCACCTTGAGGTCGTCCAGCTgcttcagcagctcctccttCTTCTTCCCCCGCAGGTCTCGGGCCTTGATCTTGGCCTGCGGGTGGCGGGCAGCCCGTCNNNNNNNNNNNNNNNNNNNNNNNNNNNNNNNNNNNNNNNNNNNNNNNNNNNNNNNNNNNNNNNNNNNNNNNNNNNNNNNNNNNNNNNNNNNNNNNNNNNNNNNNNNNNNNNNNNNNNNNNNNNNNNNNNNNNNNNNNNNNNNNNNNNNNNNNNNNNNNNNNNNNNNNNNNNNNNNNNNNNNNNNNNNNNNNNNNNNNNNNNNNNNNNNNNNNNNNNNNNNNNNNNNNNNNNNNNNNNNNNNNNNNNNNNNNNNNNNNNNNNNNNNNNNNNNNNNNNNNNNNNNNNNNNNNNNNNNNNNNNNNNNNNNNNNNNNNNNNNNNNNNNNNNNNNNNNNNNNNNNNNNNNNNNNNNNNNNNNNNNNNNNNNNNNNNNNNNNNNNNNNNNNNNNNNNNNNNNNNNNNNNNNNNNNNNNNNNNNNNNNNNNNNNNNNNNNNNNNNNNNNNNNNNNNNNNNNNNNNNNNNNNNNNNNNNNNNNNNNNNNNNNNNNNNNNNNNNNNNNNNNNNNNNNNNNNNNNNNNNNNNNNNNNNNNNNNNNNNNNNNNNNNNNNNNNNNNNNNNNNNNNNNNNNNNNNNNNNNNNNNNNNNNNNNNNNNNNNNNNNNNNNNNNNNNNNNNNNNNNNNNNNNNNNNNNNNNNNNNNNNNNNNNNNNNNNNNNNNNNNNNNNNNNNNNNNNNNNNNNNNNNNNNNNNNNNNNNNNNNNNNNNNNNNNNNNNNNNNNNNNNNNNNNNNNNNNNNNNNNNNNNNNNNNNNNNNNNNCGCTCCGTTACCGGCTCTGTTGCCGCCCGTGCGGGCGCGGACGCTGAAGTCTGCCCTGGAAAAACGTCCACCGTCGGGTTTTAGGTCTGGCCTCGATCTCCCAGCGCACAGAATAGGACGTGTTTTTGTCTGTCTGAATTATGCTTCTGTAGTGTTATAATAGGGCTCTGAGCTTATCTCAGCAAAGTAATCCTAGTCCTCTGACCTGCAAAATGGAGCCATTGTCATAGAAAAGCTAGATTTTGCAAGAGCTGCCCAAAGGCAAGCCGTGGATCTCGGTGTCGTGTCTGAGCTGATGCAGAGCAGCACCGCTGGACCGTATGATGGTGATAATGCTGGTGTAAGGGAATCTCCCAGCATGCATGTGCCCTCCCACCATTCCCGCAAGCGGCAAAGCTGCAGCTTTGGGAGCAGTCGTTGGGAATGGTGGGAGACCGACCTGCTGTGGCTGTGGAAGGAGGCGGATGCGGTGCTGTCTGTCACCCTGGGTGAACCTCCTTGCATaactgctgtggctgtgctcaGACGGTGCGGGGAGCGATGAGAAGCGAGGAGTGTGGCACCTGGCTGTAATTCATCTCACAGGGAGAAAAGGTGTGTTGTGTGGGAAATGGGTAAGTCAGCCTCTTCTAAGATTTGTTGATAAACTGAGTTCTATTTTGTTCAGAGAAATGGCGAGTCACTTAATGAGAAGAGTATAATTCTCCATTCAGTCTGGGCTGCTGAAATAACACAGGTAGCATACGCAAATGTGATAGCTGGGTGTTTGCTGCAGGAAATACAAAAGCTATTCATGGGAATCggagagaagaaatatttgacTGTGCTACGCAATTGTCATCATCGTATGATTTTGAAATGTAGGTACAACACGCAGTCAAAATTCAGTCGACAATCCGTTTCCTTTCCAGGTGTTGGAAGTTTTTCTCACAAAGATGACAAGTTGGGGAAAGCCCTTACATATAAGGATGACACAGtttctgtgttctttgtttGACAAGTTCACCTGAGGTCTAAATTTACAAGAGATAAAATGCTGCAAGTGTTCACCAATGGAAAGAGTGTATAGCTTGTTTGTGTTATGCACTTCTGTATGACTGTATTATTTGGTGGAAGGAAGTAATAAAATGATGAATGCCAATTCAGAATGTTGGAAATCTTCACAGTGTAAATGAGTTCTACATTGAGatgttttccaaaatgctgCACTGAAGGCATGGGTTTGCTGAGGTGGGGGATGGGGCACCAGAGCTCTCTCCCTCCGCcgtgcagtgcctgcagccctgggctGACTGCACTCCTGTTCTCTGCATCGCTTTGTTCTGGTTTAGCTCTGCTGGCTTTAAATGGAAGTGTCGATAGGCACAGGGTGAGTGGGTAACAGAGATGAATTTGATCATCTGGACATATGACTTGGGCTTGTTTTTTGCTGTGGATGGTGTCATTTAGGCAAGAAGGAAGAGTTCTGGTGTGAAAGTGTTTTCTGAGGCGATGTTACTGCCTAAATATTTAAGGCTGGGCtatatttttggaaataaaaaaaagaaaaagacaaaatacagcTACCAGTTTTATCACAGAAATCTGTGTGTTGGTgtctttttttcacagaattttcaaaaatttcagttttctttttacagaaatgttTAGTTAGAGCAAGTTTTGTAGAGAAAAACCAGGACATCTACATGCAATTTCTGCACTCATTTTCTTCAGTAGGTTTGTCTGAAGACATTCTGCAGGCTTGCCTCTTGTAGCTAGGCTGCTCGTTCTGAGCACATCAGCTCTCTTCTGGATTTGTAGCTTTCAGACGGGCTGGGAACAGGGACGGCGTGTGTtgcagcagaaggaagctgTCTGAAGGAGCGGACCAAGTTGCGTGTGGGAGCTGCGTGGAGGGTCAGATGGAGGTCTGCTTCCATAAAGTATGCGAGTCAGCTGCCAACACAAATATTACCTAGCAGCTTACATGCGCTGAGAGAGCGCAGCACAGTCCTGTAACAGGAGCAGAACAGAATAACCGTCGGCCTGGTTCCCTGAGGATATCAGTCAAGAAGGGAAGTGTGCGATGCCAAGAAGCCTGGATGGAACGGCAGGTTCAGAGGACTCCTCGCTTGAAGTACTTTTAATTATTGCTACTACTATAATGGAACACAGACCAGAAGCTGATTTTCTATATAATTAAAGCAGCAGTCAGCAGAGGGATTTCTCTGCTGCCAGGTAATGGTTCAGGAGCAGTCTTTGCTCTGGAGAAATTCCCAGTGATGCTCTCTGTACAGTGCCTGTGCTTACTGGCAGCTCACTGCCAAGAATCGGTttggaaggagggagagaacCGACCTGACCAAAAGGCTGTCCCTCGCCTGTGCTGCATTCTCTGTTGTCAGCATGAGATTCCTGCTGGAAGGCAGCCACCCGCACCTTGGCTGAGAGCGCTGAGCTGGAGCGTGCAGTGACAGCTGCCTGTGGGTTCACACGTTGGCCCAAGCTGCCATTTGGGCTATCTAGCAAGTGGCTGGCCTTACTATGAGGAACTCTCCTAATTCTCTGCATCACATAGCAACAGGTTCCGTCATATAACAACCTTTCAGTTTTGAAGTGAGAGCGTATATAAAAGAGTTAACACATTGGTCCTTTTGTgagtcaaggaaaaaaaaaaaaacagctatcTTGTAACTCGGATGCTTTTCAGGAACTTGGCCGCTGTGGATACAAGAGGCATGTGCTTTTCCACACTGCTCTAGGTGATGGCTTAGTTCAAGGGGGCCCAGATTTGGCTCAGTCAACAGTTGTGTTGGCGTCCTGCCATCAGATGTGCATAAAATGGAGCTGGCTGCAGCTCCCTCCTCGCTCTAACATGGAGGGGCAgcccagagggacctggggccCCCTTTGCCTTGCTGTAGGTTTTCTTGGTTATGAAAGTTAGATGGGGCTGGGCAATTCCTCCAGCATGCACTGCTTTATTGTGACTTGATGGTTGCCTTTGAACCCTGGGTTGTATTAGTTTGTGGATGTTTCCAGATGTGTGAGGTTTGTGTTTCATATGCAGACTGTTCATGTGCTCTTACGGCTTATGCGCATTGCCACAAAATCAAGATAAAACACAACTGGCATTTTAGCTGCTCCAAGCACATTGTGTGTAAATAAACCACTAAATGGTTTAGCTTGTGAAATGTAAATACACACGGCTCAGCCCGCAGCAGCTGAtggtgtttttctccttttccctcccaCCCCTGCCAAGAGCAGGCTCGcctgatgttctttttttcctactgctcTTTCATACAGAGCAAATGACTGCTAAGCACCATGTAGGTGGCACGCAGGCACCACTGCAGAGTCACTCTTTGAATTAAGAAATAGGTGCATCCTCCTCCGCATTCCTTCTGAACCATTATTTGGGATCCCTGGACTCTGATAGCCCAGAAGCTCTGCCTCGGCCTGACTTTGAGCTTGAGCTCATCTTTGGTCACAAACAAGCCAAGTCAGTGCAAGGGCAGAGGCGCAGCTGGGAGGACGTTTTTAGCCTTTGCCCTTTCAACATCCTATACACAAGAGGTTGTGAACTGTAGTGAAAGAGGGATCACAGAGGGCACGTAGAGCACAAGTGTGGAACAGATTGCCACTGGCAAGAACATAAAGGAGCAGCAAAAATTCTGTGTGACGAAGGTAATTGGAACAGGACAGTCGCACCCCGTGGTGGTGCCTTGTGTAAAAGTgagcctgcccagagaggattTCGGCAAGCTGCCGCTGGGGTGGGAGCTGGGTAATCCCTGGATGTGGAGGACAAGCAGGGACAGCTTTCTGTCTCTGTGGTGTGGCATTGGTGAATGGCTCTGTGTTGTTCTGGAGGAACAGCTGCCACTGCCGCAGTTCTGGATACAAACAGGTGTGCTGTAAGCAGTACAACAAAACCTGATCCAATAGATTAAGCGCTTATTTGAAACTAAAATTATGAGGTTGGCACTGCATTCTCAATATTCAGATTTGTTTGCCTCTGAGTGCAAACAGAGCGTTTGCTGTGCCCCTGCTGGGCGTCCTGAGGCTCCTGCTGAGACGGGCAGAGGGTGAGGCTGGGCTGGGCCTGCTGGGTGTGCAGGACTGGGCCTCCGGTTGGTAGTGCTTGCTGTCGTGTCATGTCTGGATTGCACTGAGCAGATTATGTGGAAACACACAGTTGGTTTTCCCAAAACATGCACTGTGGCTCGGAAAGAAAACGCAAGAGCTGAAAATGGCTGTCTGTAGAAGGAAAGAGAGGCAAACAGCAAATGTAGGTGTGTTGCTTGACAAAAGCAAATGCTGTGAACTACAATAGTCTTATTTCTCCCGGCCAATGATGGCAGTGTGATGCTGGTCCATCCATCATAGAACAGCagcttctttttatttgattttcctTAGAGGGTGACATGGGAAAGAATGTTGGCATAATGCAGAGGCAgcgattattttttttccttttgagggGTATTGCTATCCTGCCATTTGTATTTAATGCAAGCAATGAAACTCCAGATCAGCAAGATTTTAGGAGATGTCGTTCATGTGACAGGTACTGCCTTGTGTTACATCTGTCACAGAAATACGAGTTCTGGTACTCAGGCTAGagcctcatcagcacagccaacCCCAGCCCAATCTCGTTCACTGCTtggttttctctttgctgtcaTCAGGTAGGTGGGTGATAAACACAGGAGCAGTGCTTTTGCCAAAGAagagattattttcctttccctcctatTCCCCTTCCCAGCATCAACCGTCCTGGGTTGTATTCGGCTTGCATTCATTGTCCTGTTCTGAAGGTTGTGTGTGGGTTATTTAAGGGACAGAGCTGAAAGCTCAGTGATCAAAACAACTGGAGCTTGAAATAAAATACGAATTCTTCTTCTAATTTTAGACGAGAAGCCTCACTGGGTCACATTGATTACTTCTCCAGATAataataaatttgtttttctgcatagTGTGAACGTTTAACATCTAAACTTTATCTATGAGAGGCTGGAACTCCACAGAGAGTATTTGCAAAGTGCACAAAATCACCTGCTACACATGTGATGTATTCTGCTTTCTGGAAGGGTTGCTTCTGAAATATCTATTCATGTCTATGGTTAGGAAATTGTAAGGTTGCTTATGGAAGTGATGGC
This window of the Meleagris gallopavo isolate NT-WF06-2002-E0010 breed Aviagen turkey brand Nicholas breeding stock chromosome 19, Turkey_5.1, whole genome shotgun sequence genome carries:
- the RPL35 gene encoding 60S ribosomal protein L35, translated to AARHPQAKIKARDLRGKKKEELLKQLDDLKVELSQLRVAKVTGGAASKLSKIRVVRKSIARVLTVINQTQKENLRKFYKGKKYKPLDLRPKKTRAMRRRLNKHEENLKTKKQQRKERLYPVRKYAIKA